ACATAAATCTCTACTTATTGAACTTCTTCATACCCTAAGATGTTTAGAAAAAGATCTCGGATGAAAACTTATCAATGTGTTTGTATGCAAGTTATTAAGTCTATGATGCGTGAATTATCATGCTATTTATAGAGAAGTTAACGGAATTTTAAATGATGTGTGATGGAACTTGAGCACATAGTTGTGAGATTGCCGGTTCAATTTTTCAGTTGCCCTGACTCATTTTTTTTGGGGTTAAATCTCATATGAAGAGCTTCCCCCTGGCCACCACCGCCATCAGGATGGACACCTCGGTTCGTCGATGGTTCCTTCTCCGGACAGGATGGTAGCGCGGGTGTTAATATGATCCTACGTTGGGAGGATGGCTCAGTTATATTTTCTGCATACCGAGTTATTTTTCACTGCAGTGAGGCACATGAGCTTATGCAAGGTTTGGCTCTTGCTGCACAACATACGGATCGTCCAATGATGGTTGAAGCAGATATCTCGGAGGTTCTCTCAATACTCATAGGTGATAATTGGTCTCGTTCAGCTTATGAACATTTGGTAGTTGAAATCAAGGCGGCAATGGTTGGTAGGGAGTTTATTCCTCAGAAAATCATTAGAGCTCAGAATAGGATATTAGATTGTATGGCAAATTGTAATCATATTGAGTCGTGTACTACGATATGGATGAGCAGATGTCCTTCACGTTATGAGGATATATTGCCACTTGATTGATAAAACTCCCATgtttatgcaaaaaaaaaaaagtatacACAAAAGAATTAGTTGGCTTAGTTGGTTGTCACTTTGAGAATCCATGCTGATGTTGTGTGTTCAATTCCTACGCTATGCAGCAAGTTTTTGATTTTCTTGGACTTAGGTGGGAAAGAGATCAACATTAACTACGTTTAAAATGGGACGGACGTGCATTAATCTGTTTATTAAAACGAGAAAATAAATTCCGCCCTAATTATGGCGcacaagaaaggaaataaaaaaaacatgCGGGATCTGCTAAAGCGAGAAAGAAATCCGTAATTAGAACGCACAAGGACGTGCACTAATCCAGTTTAAAACGAGAAAGAAATCCGTGCAACACATAAGGGCATATACAAAGTCATCTAGTCAGTTGTCTGTAACACATACCACGTAGGAAAATACATGACGTGGAAGAGAGATAAAGGTAAAAACTATCTAGGCTGTCTGTCCAAATACCGACGGTCTGTTTCCGGACAAAACGCTGCCTATAGATTGCTTATTTCCCGTTGTACGAGTTCGTCGGCTGTAGTGGGCTTTTATACCAGGTTCATGGATGGGAAATTTACGGATAGTTGAACTGTTACAGCCGGCCTAACAGATACTATTGTTTTAGCATTATATTTTTGACAATCTATAAAGCTGATATGTACATATGTTATAGACACCATCCGTCTGTGTCGATGTACATGCCCTAAGGAAAGGGAACTCAAAACATGCAGGATTAGCTGGTGGAGCCAAAAAAAATTGCGGGTTCTAAACCGTGGCGAGCGTCTCGAGCTTGGGATGCGGATCCAACGGTGCACGGGTGCGTTCGGATCTGTTGCATTTTTTTTCCGATCGTTCGGAATTTAGCATTCTCGTAACATTTATCAAATTTCAAGAATAATAACAAGCACATATATGACCCTCTCATCACTGGTCAGCAGCCAGACCCGGTGGCTAcatcaaggtcgcatactactttgGGAAGGCGCAGGTGTAGACGCACCGGCAACCCTGGGCGGCgcaaccaccaactccacccTTGAACTGGCGCGCACAGTCCGCCTTGCACTTAGCCGCCTCGCACTTGGGACCTGTCGGGATCACCGCCGAGCAAGTGTCTTGGAAGTACTTGGGGCCAACCGCCTCGCCCGCCATGCCGCCTGCATTACGCATTTTTTCAGTTAAGCACGTTAACCTTAACTGGAATTTCTCCTGCAGGCACTCGCAATGTATGTATCGATATATGAAGACAACAGTATCAATATCTCGTAAGTTTGTAACACCTTTGTACCTAACGATGATGCGGCGAGGATCATGGCTAGGAGCAGTGCCATATGGATGGTCTTCATATTTGGCGTCGGTTGATATGATTTCCCTTGTATGTTGGGCTGGGTTGGGTTGTTCTTGATTGATCTCTTGGTTTGCGATGGTCTTCCCTCTGTTGTCCAGGCTGGTGGATCCAGTCAGGCCGGTTTTATATTGGTGATGCGCTTGTTACTTTTGGAAATATAAGAGGGCACACAATAAATGCATTGATGGTCAgatatattggatatactctATCACAATATTACATGTTTTTTATTCCTGGAATTCTGGAGTGATATGCGCGTGTGCAGAAAATTACATTGGCAGTGCGTGGATAGATGGGATCATATTATCCTCGTTCACTAGGACTTTATGTACTAAAATTTTCTGGAATTGGAACGGTATTGATAATTTGGCGATTCCAGATACATCTCGAATAAGATTTTCGCCCCACTTTATTGATAGAGGAACGATCCATACAAGCATCATCCACATACTAGCTAAAAAACGATGATCGGGGCAATATAACAATCATGCCCAAAAACATGTGAGAAATGAGAAAAAAGCCACCTAGTGGCTGCCGCCAAGCGGCCTACGAAGATGACAATCGACACGCTGAGGCGAGTAGCGCATCCAGCATCAACCCAAGATGATCGCGGTCGCGCTGCCTAGTGAGCGGGTGCCAGTATTCCAGAAAAGCAAGAAATTTGAAGGAGTTACATGCCTACCGCGGAAAGATGCGCCCAGTCATCTTTTTATTATACGTGTCGTATAAAGAGTTCACAATATTGTTGCAAAAAATAAGCTAAGAAATGTGGCGATGTCGCCCCGGGGTGATAGCACTCGTCTGGAGGAAATCCGCGAGGTCGGGTGCTTTCGAGTCGGGCGCCAGAGCCTCGCAGATGAACGTCCATAAAACCATGTCACTGTACATGAGAATATGATGTGTCCCAGTCTCGAGTAGCGCGCATAAGGAGCACTAGCCATCCCCGAGGTCATGCCGCTTAAGTACCTTGGTCCCCAAAAGGTGGCGATCTCGTAGTAGTTGCCATAGAAAATCTTAATCATCAAGGGAAAGGGGGCCTTCCACAAGGGGGAGAGCCAGGGGATGGTGGGTGACCGGCATAATGCCTCGTATGTTGTGTCCCCCCCATCGACAAGAGCCGCCGGGATGAGGTGTTTGGATAGTCCGGTAGCACCGAAGGAAGGGCTGCCCAAAGTCTATTCCAGTCatctatactactattaaacaaGCAAACGAAAACTTTCTTACGTGCATCCaacaattagtacaacaaaatacACGAAGCAATCAACATCACACAATTAGTCCCACAAATCCTAATCCAACAGCCATCATTTACCTAATACATCCATGTGTGCACTTAGCAAATTCCCATGActgaccgtgctccacctccaccacccatcGTGCAGCACGTAATCTCACCAGATCTCACCCCTCCCTCGAGCGTGGGACAGCGGCGCTGGACGACTAGTACGCGCAGACCATGGCGTTCGGCCGGGGCCGCGGGCCCGCTGCGCTCAGCGCCGCGGCCGCCGACCCTGCCTGCGCGCTCGCCGCGCTGCACGCCGCGCATTTCGTCGGTCCGCGCGACCGCGCCGGTGCCGCCGccttcctcgccgtcgccgccgccgccgctagccTCGTAAGCAACCGACTGCCTCGGGTCCGCTCCTTTCCCCATTCCGAATCCTCCCTTGACTTTCAGTGCGCTCGTCTGCTTCCACAAGGGCAAGGCGACAGAGTACGAGAGGGCGCTGTTCCGGGCGCTCTCCGCGCTCGTCGGCGAGGACAGGGACACGGAGGTGGCCGTCGATCGGTCCAGGTTGCCTCTCGCGGTGGCTTTCATATGATTTCTCCTGCCGATTTGGAAGGAGCCACAAAGTTGACTGGTGAAACTGAACAGCGTTCTTGCTCGTGTGTGACAGCTGCTCAGGGAGTTCCCCAGGGATCTCATGTCCCTCAGGAGAGCGCAACTCATCTGCTTCTATGTCGGACGGCCAGACACATCCCTCGAATTTGTTTAACAAGTAAGCTGACAATTTACCACAAGAGGTCTGGTTTTTCTGCTTGCAGTTTTCATATTTAGGATTTTACCTAGGGATAGCAATGCCGTTTCTTTTGTGCATTGGGTGCGCTTGTGTGAAACATTTCTTAGCAACACCCACTGAAACTTTCAGTGAAATAAAATTTAGTGATTTACTGATTTCTCAAAGGAGTTGTATGCCCGCTgtttcctcgccgccgccacatgCCACCGCTACGGGAGCGCACAGAGGCGAAGGAGCGGCGAGAGGAGCTCACCAGCGTCGATGGAAAGGCCCGGTGCAGTCGGAGGAGCTCGAAGAGAAGAGATCGGCGACGGTGAGCTCTCGGGTCCGAGGTTGAAGAAGAGGAACGGGGCGAAGCTGCGTCGTGCTCCGGTTCGATCCAGAGCTTGAGGGGGTCGAGGAGGATGTCGTGGAGCGTCTGGGCTCGACGGAGAGGAGCGAGGCGGGCGGTGGTAGCGAGCTCACCGTAGCATGGCCATGGCGGCGTTCGGCCGGACATGGGAAATGGCGTAAGAGAGGAGAGGAGCTCCTTGGGGGCGCGAGGCCAGGCGACAAGGAGGCTAGGGTTGGAGAGACGCTCAGGGTGGCATTATCCGCGTCGGGGGAGCCGTGGGATGCTCGCCAGCGAGGGCATCCGCGCGCGGACGGCTGTGGCGCCATGGCCTCCCTTCCTCTGTCGGGAGGTGGAAGAAAGGCCAGCCTAGCTGGGTCCGGCCAGCCTGTACCAGCTGGGCCTAAGTGACCAGTagctttcttctttttattttttcttattttttttgtttatgctttcttttattattttctgCTTTATTTAATTCCAGCAACTATTCCCTATAGAAAAAATGTGTGACATGGTCCAACACATATCTTACAGTATTTTGAATGACCACAAAAATAATTGGGCTCATTGGAATATGTTTGGATTTTTTCATGGAATTCAAGAGCACTTTTAAATGCAAAAATGACTCTGTTTTGATGCTGGGGTCCACAGCAACATCGagggtgatgttgttttccttaatGATAATTGTTTTGGATTATTCCAGAATTGTGCAACATTTTTCCGATGCTGTTTGGGGAATTATTTTATTTCCATATAATTCAAGTGGCTTTTTACGTGGAATTTGAAAAGAGATATGAATTTCAACTTGATAATATCCAATTTAGCAAAATAATTTGTTGTTGATCATGGTCTCCTTGTCTTATGTTACTCCAAACATTTTTCCATTATTCCACTGAATacatttgttttcaatttttcaatgGAGTGCAAGTAATGTGTATATTGTGTGTGTTTCaatatttttggagctatatatatatactaaaatTTTAATATTAAAAGCAATTTATAAATTATTCGGTTAGTCGTGCATGCTAACTAGTCTCTTTCCAATTACCCGAATGAACGGTAGAACCGGATATCCCACTGGCCATCATCATACGACGGGAGGCCATAATACCCCACGCCTCCTTCTCGGGCGATACTATGGATTCAGCTTGACCACGCTCCGAACTGCGCATGCTGGAAACCAAGGCAATCGGCTTTGGGCCACTTGGCATGTGAGCACcgcccgctgatacgtctccaacctatctataatttttaattgtttcatgttgttatattatcattcttggatgttttatgatcattttatagcaaattTATATCATTTCTTGCGACTAACCTATTGTCATAGCGTGCAGTGTCAGTTGCTGTTTTTTTCCTTTAcagaaaatcaataccagatgaagtccaaatgccatgaaactttttggagaattgttttggaccagaaggaaacttggggaccaaggatgatcaccacaggagggccaggtggcccactaggcaccagggcgcgcctagggcccCGGGTGCGGCCTGATGGCTAGTGGGGGGCCTCGGGTAccccctccaccgcctctgagctctataaatatccCAATATTCCAAAAACACTAGAGGAGTCGATGAGAAATTGTttgagccgccgcaagttccagaagccatgaaatcctaaCTAGATCCCATTttagagaggaacacgatcatggagtgGTTCATCATCCTCACTGGTGCTCTTCCTATGATGCTTTATTAGTTtagatcagacctacgggtccataggcaatagctagatggctctctctctcgtttttcttctcaatacaatggtctcttggagatctatttgatgtaactcattcttttgcggtgtgttttttgggattcaatgaattgtgagtttatgatcaaatctatgaaattgtatccatccttgattgatatagcctcatatttcttctctgatatttggtttttatctggccaacttgatcttttatcttgcaatgggaagatgtgctttgtgatgggttcgttcttgcggtgctcaatcttagtgacaaAAGGAGACaagacacgcatgtatcgttgctattaaggataaaacgatggggtttattcctacatggatagatcttgcctacatcatgtcatcgttcttaatgcatttctccgtttctccatgaacttaatgcactagatgcatgatggataacgGTCAATGAGCGGAGTAATAGAAGTATATGCATGCACCACTTACATAGTCTTAtgtatcttcctactggattgataccttggtttcttaactgaggtaaatactcgttgtcgttgtgctacatcaccctttaagcttggagggaggcCAACGAAATCAgcgaggagtcaagatttctcatgccgttcgtggggaagatcaagtcaagatctatcaggcccCTACACATAAACTCCcacctccttgcaattacatcatttgccagttgcctcttgttttcctctcccccacttcacaaaaaatgcctttttatttgccttcttttcGTTTGCCGTTTTCTTGTCGGATCTCGTGTTTGTTCGCGTTCTTGTTTGCATAATCACAACGACTgaagaaaacaccaagttgtgtgacttttccTATACCAATAACAATTATTTTATTAGCAATCTGATTGCTCCTTCCACCACTAGTGCagagtcttatgatattaatgtcgctttgttgaatcttgttatgaaggagCAATTTTCCGGTACTCCTAGTgacgatgccgcatcccatctaaacactttcgtagaattgtgtgatatgcaaaagaagaaagatgtgaacAATGATATTGCTATGTTGAAATTGTTTCCATTTCTTTGTATGGTCATGCTAAAATTtatgttttcttctttgccacaaaataatatcgattcttggaacaagtgcaaagatgatttTATCACAAAAAATTTTTGTACCGCaaaaattatttctcttagaaatcagattatgaatctcaaacaacttgagcatgagcatgtttCCCAAACTTGGCAAATGATGAAATTGACGATAAGAAATGgcccaactcatggtttgaatttCTGGATGATCATAATTTTTTTATGCAGGATTGGATTTTGTTTCtataaatcttttagattccaccGCGggaggtacttttatggaaattagtTTGGGTGATGATACTAAATTGCTTGATAATATTATGGATAATTTTTCATAATGGCATACtaaaagagctcctactagttaaaaagttaattctattgaagaaattgatgctttgagtgataaagttgatgctcttatgaaattggttggTAGTAAACATGATCCCATTGATCCTAATGATGTTCCTTTATCTagtttgattgagaaaaataatgattCCGTAGATGTGAATTCTGTCTCACGAAACTactttaataataatgattataggaacaattttaatcctaggGCGTATCCTGGAAGTTCTTAAAATAATTATGCTagtataccctctgatcttgagagtaatattaaggaatttatcaatgcGCCAAATCCTTCAATACTACGAtggaagaaaagttgaataagattgatgatatgtctagaagcattgatagaatttcgcATGATGTAAAAAATCTCAAGAATATTTTTTTCCTAAGGTTGGTATTAATGAATCATTTAATGCTTTATATGTTTCCTTAGATGAAAGTAAAAAAATAaccgctatgcttagagctaaaatAGAATGTCTAGAAAGAGCGTTTCGtgattgctttcataaaaatgatgaagagattaaaatgattggtgtttcttctattgttTCCCTGTGTAGTAATGTTAAAATTGATGATGAGGGAACTGAAGAATAGTCAACTTTAGCTATAGGGTGTTCCCaatttggagggtgaaaatcttattgaaaaaattgataaaagtgggattgaatggTCCAAACTTTATCTggtgatgcacccactatttcggattacaaaaactttaattttgatagttgctctttgattgagtgtatttctttgttgcaatctttgataaattcaccaaattCCTCTGAACAAAATAAAGGCTTCACTAAACATATTTTGGATGCGATAATAAAAtctttggaagaaaagttagagctagagatttcaattcctagaaaattatatgatgaatggGAATACACCATTAAGATACAGATTTATAAAATTGAgtgctatgctttatgtgatttgcgtGCTAATATTTCCACAATTCTGaagtctctttgtgatgtgcttggtcttaccaaaattgaagaatgttctctcaatttggACTAGGCGGATTGTACTATTAAAAAGCCTATgtgaagaattaatgatgttcttattcttgcaaataggaattatgtgcccatagattttattgttcttgatattaattgcaatccgtcttgtccaataattcttggtagaccattcttgCGTACTATAAgggtcgtgattgatatgaaagaagggaatataaaatttcagtttccactaataaagggcatggagcacttccctagaactaatattaaattaccatatgaatcaatcatgagggcaacctatggatcaatcactaaagatgacaatacttgaaatctatgctttatgcctagctaggggcgtaagatgatagcgcttgttgggaggcaacccaatgaataaaatttatttttcacttttgctttatgttcttgagtgtttgcacaattacgctactgttgtgattgtgtttttttatgtttatttagtgtttgttccaagtaaagcctttaggatcatgtggggtgttaaTTGCTTTGAACTTGTTGAAAAAAACTTTTGCGTTTagtacaaaaaattccaaaaatgaTAGAAGCGTAAAAAGTGTCTAAatattttacacaagattgatatacaaattccctactttgtactaatttttcagaatttttggagttacataagtatgagtAATATTCAAACCTTTacatattgttctgtttttgacagattctgttttatttgtgttgtgtgcttattttgatgattctatggtttgtataggggggtattagccatgataatgttataatacagtaggtgtaatgcaaaaacaaaattggaataggttttgaatagtacctaaagtaaagttggttttcttatactaacggatctcacaaaagttttgttgagttttctgtgattgaagtttttaagttttgggtgagatcacgatggatgaaggaataaggagtggtaaaaccctaaacttggggatgccccatggcgccccaaggtaatatccaaagagtacCAAGCAACCAAGAATTAGGGATGTcccggaagacatcccctctttcttctaacaaccatcagtaattttacttggagctatattgtaTTCTTAACATAATAGGagttttgcttggaacgtcttgtattatatgagtctttgctttcaTTGatcgttagtttgtcataataaaccttgctggacacacctatttgagagagccaaattatgttatgatttCTTAGAaacactctttatgcttcacttaaatgttttttagagccatggaattgctctagtgcttcacttatatctttttgagcacggtggtgttgttattttgaagaaatttgctctcatgcttcactctaTTATTTCGAGAGttagtagaaattttgaagaactcctctcttgcttcacttatattatttggagagttgaaaatttaaaaaaaaacttgtgctctcgttcttgacttatatttgtttgagagattgttatttgcaatggaaatTTGAGTTAAATGAATatcagtcccaaagtgataggtatacaagggagatataataaaaactttcatgaagatcattggatattaaacttgattctttgcaatagttttgcgatatgaagatagtgatatgtgagttatgttgataagtaattatgctttagtaggaATATTGC
This genomic stretch from Hordeum vulgare subsp. vulgare chromosome 6H, MorexV3_pseudomolecules_assembly, whole genome shotgun sequence harbors:
- the LOC123405530 gene encoding defensin-like protein 124, with product MKTIHMALLLAMILAASSLGGMAGEAVGPKYFQDTCSAVIPTGPKCEAAKCKADCARQFKGGVGGCAAQGCRCVYTCAFPK